One Lacunisphaera limnophila DNA window includes the following coding sequences:
- a CDS encoding UDP-glucose 6-dehydrogenase codes for MNICCIGAGYVGGPTMAMIALKCPDITVTVVDMNVARIAAWNSGQLPIFEPGLDEVVQQARGRNLFFSTDVAGQIKKSDIIFVAVNTPTKTYGVGAGRAADLRYIESVARTIAEHADSAKIIVEKSTIPVKTADAIKTILASNSRGVKFQVLSNPEFLAEGTAVKDLTNPDRVLIGGERTPEGEQAMATLVGVYARWVQRDRIITTNLWSSELSKLVANAFLAQRISSINSISALCEATGADVDEVANAIGKDSRIGAKFLKSSVGFGGSCFQKDILNLTYLCESFGLPEVAAYWTSVVGINDWQKRRFAGQIVKALFNTVAEKKIAVLGFAFKKDTNDTRESAAINVCRDLLSEHAKVCVYDPKVPADEIIADTLGKGAQNPRLTVAKDAYEACAGAHAIAIVTEWDEFKTLDYAKIFAGMPKPAFLFDGRNIVDLAALRQIGFQATGIGKG; via the coding sequence ATGAATATTTGCTGCATCGGCGCCGGTTACGTTGGCGGGCCCACCATGGCCATGATCGCCCTGAAATGCCCAGATATCACCGTCACGGTGGTGGATATGAACGTGGCCCGGATCGCGGCGTGGAACAGCGGCCAGCTGCCGATCTTCGAGCCTGGCCTGGACGAGGTGGTGCAGCAGGCCCGGGGGCGCAACCTGTTCTTCTCCACGGATGTAGCCGGACAGATCAAGAAATCGGACATCATTTTCGTGGCGGTCAACACCCCCACCAAAACCTATGGCGTCGGTGCCGGACGGGCGGCTGACCTGCGCTACATCGAGTCGGTGGCCCGGACCATCGCGGAGCACGCCGACTCGGCCAAGATCATCGTCGAAAAGTCGACCATCCCGGTGAAGACCGCCGACGCTATCAAGACGATCCTCGCGTCCAACAGCCGCGGGGTGAAGTTCCAGGTGCTGTCGAACCCCGAGTTCCTGGCCGAAGGCACGGCGGTGAAGGACCTGACCAATCCCGACCGCGTGCTGATCGGCGGCGAGCGCACGCCCGAGGGCGAACAGGCCATGGCCACGCTGGTCGGGGTGTATGCGCGCTGGGTGCAGCGGGATCGCATCATCACGACCAATCTCTGGTCCTCTGAACTCTCGAAACTCGTCGCCAACGCCTTCCTCGCGCAGCGCATCTCCTCGATCAACTCGATCTCGGCCCTCTGCGAGGCGACCGGCGCGGATGTGGACGAGGTGGCCAACGCCATCGGCAAGGACAGCCGCATCGGGGCCAAATTCCTGAAATCCTCCGTGGGTTTCGGCGGTTCCTGTTTCCAGAAGGACATCCTGAATCTGACCTACCTGTGCGAGAGCTTCGGCCTCCCCGAGGTGGCGGCCTACTGGACCAGCGTGGTCGGCATCAACGACTGGCAGAAACGCCGGTTCGCCGGCCAGATCGTGAAGGCCCTCTTCAACACGGTCGCCGAAAAGAAAATCGCCGTGCTCGGCTTTGCCTTCAAGAAGGACACCAACGACACGCGGGAGTCCGCGGCGATCAATGTGTGTCGCGACCTGTTGTCCGAGCACGCCAAGGTCTGCGTGTATGACCCCAAGGTGCCGGCGGATGAGATCATCGCCGACACGCTGGGCAAGGGGGCGCAGAATCCGCGCCTGACGGTGGCCAAGGATGCCTACGAGGCCTGCGCCGGCGCCCATGCCATCGCCATCGTGACGGAGTGGGACGAGTTCAAGACCCTGGATTACGCGAAAATTTTCGCGGGGATGCCGAAGCCGGCGTTCCTCTTCGACGGGCGCAACATCGTGGATCTGGCGGCGCTGCGGCAGATCGGGTTTCAGGCCACCGGCATCGGCAAGGGCTGA